A stretch of the Nitratireductor thuwali genome encodes the following:
- a CDS encoding site-2 protease family protein has translation MTWSFSLGSIAGTVIRIHVTFFLLLVWIWFMHYQIGGTAAAWEGVAFVIAIFACVVLHEFGHAFAARRFGIKTPDITLLPIGGLARLERMPEEPGQEFIIAIAGPLVNVVIAGLIFVALGGTAGIEQMMQVENPRTDFLVRLAGVNVFLVLFNMIPAFPMDGGRVLRAALATRMSWPRATQIAANIGQGLAFLFGFLGLLYNPLLIFIAIFVYLAAAAEAQNAQIRDISNSVLTGDVMVTEFAALDRTATIGDAIERLLATTQNEFPIIDADGRIEGLLTRNDMILALKEKGPDSPVVAVMQTELPTIHRRQSLTEGFRLMQSTSAPAVAVLDSQGRLVGLLTHETIGEMMMVRSAMPEGFRLSRFRRPAQ, from the coding sequence ATGACCTGGTCATTCAGCCTCGGCAGCATCGCCGGCACCGTTATCCGCATACATGTGACCTTTTTCCTGCTTCTGGTATGGATATGGTTCATGCACTACCAGATCGGCGGCACGGCGGCGGCCTGGGAAGGCGTCGCATTCGTCATTGCCATCTTCGCGTGCGTGGTGCTGCATGAATTCGGCCATGCATTCGCCGCAAGGCGCTTCGGCATCAAGACGCCGGACATCACACTGCTGCCCATCGGCGGCCTGGCCCGGCTCGAGCGCATGCCCGAAGAGCCCGGCCAGGAATTCATCATCGCCATTGCCGGTCCGCTCGTGAATGTCGTCATTGCGGGGCTGATCTTCGTGGCGCTCGGCGGCACGGCGGGCATCGAGCAGATGATGCAGGTGGAAAACCCGCGCACCGATTTCCTTGTGCGGCTGGCTGGCGTCAATGTCTTCCTGGTGCTCTTCAACATGATCCCCGCATTCCCGATGGATGGCGGGCGCGTGCTGCGCGCCGCGCTCGCCACCCGCATGAGCTGGCCGCGCGCCACCCAGATCGCCGCCAATATCGGCCAGGGGCTGGCGTTCCTGTTCGGTTTCCTGGGGTTGCTCTACAACCCGCTGCTGATCTTCATCGCCATCTTCGTCTACTTGGCCGCAGCGGCGGAAGCCCAGAACGCGCAGATACGCGACATCTCCAACAGCGTGCTGACAGGCGACGTGATGGTGACTGAATTCGCCGCGCTCGACCGCACGGCTACCATAGGCGATGCCATAGAGCGACTGCTGGCCACGACCCAGAACGAATTCCCCATCATCGACGCCGACGGCCGGATCGAAGGTTTGCTGACCCGCAACGACATGATCCTGGCGCTCAAGGAAAAAGGGCCCGACAGTCCCGTGGTCGCGGTCATGCAGACGGAACTGCCAACCATCCACCGGCGCCAGAGCCTGACGGAGGGCTTCAGGCTGATGCAATCGACGAGCGCGCCGGCGGTCGCCGTCCTCGACAGCCAGGGGCGGCTCGTCGGCCTGCTGACCCATGAAACGATCGGCGAGATGATGATGGTGCGCTCGGCCATGCCGGAAGGCTTCCGCCTGAGCCGGTTCCGCCGGCCCGCGCAATGA
- a CDS encoding anthranilate synthase, translated as MVLEVLEDGGERFTTAGGIAITRRRSDTAYEGAIDTYIDALDSRRGAVFSSNYEYPGRYTRWDTAIVDPPLVISARGRAVKIEALNERGKVLVGAIAPVVDALADVSVTARSPVRIELAVAEPAEIFSEEERSRVPSVFTVLRAVTALFHTEQDGNLGLYGAFGYDLAFQFDPVTLKLARPQSQRDLVLYLPDEILVVDHHAARAWHDRYDYGGEGFDTAGLPRGGGEEPYKAADRVPPRADHEPGEYARLVEKAKESFLRGDLFEVVPGQMFLERCQNAPSAISRKLKKINPSPYSFFINLGEREYLVGASPEMFVRVSGRRVETCPISGTIKRGDDAISDSEQILKLLNSKKDESELTMCSDVDRNDKSRVCEPGSVRVIGRRQIEMYSRLIHTVDHIEGRLREGMDAFDAFLSHAWAVTVTGAPKLWAMRFIEENEKSPRAWYGGAVGMVHFNGDMNTGLTLRTIRIKDGIAEVRAGATLLYDSDPEEEEAETELKASAMIAAIRDAGKSNMADETCEAAKVGEGVRILLVDHEDSFVHTLANYFRQTGATVTTVRTPVAEAVFDRVDPDLVVLSPGPGNPEDFDCAATIGKARARSLPIFGVCLGLQALVQAYGGELRHLREPMHGKPSRIRVGGNSLVFSGLPSEVTVGRYHSIFADPSRLPAAFVVTAETEDGVVMGIEHESEPVAAVQFHPESIMTLGQNAGMRMIENVVAHLPKKAKVKAA; from the coding sequence ATGGTTCTGGAAGTTCTGGAAGACGGCGGCGAGCGATTTACCACCGCGGGCGGCATCGCCATCACCAGGCGGCGCAGCGACACCGCCTATGAGGGCGCGATCGACACCTATATCGATGCGCTGGATTCGCGCAGGGGAGCGGTGTTCTCGTCCAATTACGAGTATCCCGGTCGCTATACGCGGTGGGATACGGCGATCGTCGATCCGCCGCTGGTCATCTCCGCGCGTGGCCGCGCCGTAAAGATTGAGGCGCTCAACGAGCGCGGCAAGGTGCTGGTTGGCGCCATCGCTCCCGTGGTCGATGCGCTTGCGGACGTCTCGGTCACTGCGCGCTCCCCTGTCAGGATCGAGCTCGCCGTGGCGGAGCCGGCGGAGATTTTCTCGGAGGAGGAGCGCTCCCGCGTTCCTTCCGTCTTCACCGTCCTGAGGGCGGTGACCGCGCTTTTCCATACGGAACAGGACGGCAATCTCGGCCTTTACGGCGCGTTCGGCTATGATCTCGCCTTTCAGTTCGATCCCGTCACGCTGAAGCTGGCGCGGCCGCAAAGCCAGCGCGACCTCGTGCTCTATTTGCCGGACGAGATCCTTGTGGTCGACCACCATGCGGCAAGGGCATGGCACGACCGCTACGACTATGGCGGGGAGGGGTTCGATACGGCGGGCCTGCCGCGCGGCGGGGGGGAAGAGCCTTACAAGGCGGCCGATCGCGTGCCGCCGCGCGCCGACCATGAGCCGGGCGAATATGCAAGGCTGGTGGAAAAGGCCAAGGAGAGCTTCCTGCGCGGCGACCTTTTCGAGGTGGTGCCGGGCCAGATGTTCCTGGAGCGCTGCCAGAACGCGCCCTCGGCGATCTCGCGCAAACTGAAGAAGATCAACCCGTCCCCCTATTCCTTCTTCATCAATCTCGGCGAGCGGGAATACCTCGTCGGCGCCTCGCCCGAAATGTTCGTGCGCGTCTCGGGCCGGCGCGTGGAGACCTGCCCCATTTCCGGCACGATCAAGCGCGGCGACGATGCGATCTCGGATTCGGAGCAGATATTGAAGCTGCTCAATTCAAAGAAGGACGAGTCCGAGCTGACCATGTGCTCGGACGTCGACCGCAACGACAAGAGCCGGGTCTGCGAGCCGGGCTCGGTGCGCGTCATCGGCCGGCGCCAGATCGAGATGTATTCGCGCCTCATCCACACGGTCGATCATATCGAGGGCCGGCTGCGCGAGGGCATGGACGCCTTCGACGCCTTCCTGTCACACGCCTGGGCCGTCACGGTCACCGGCGCGCCCAAGCTGTGGGCCATGCGCTTCATCGAGGAAAACGAAAAGAGCCCGCGCGCCTGGTATGGCGGGGCGGTCGGCATGGTGCATTTCAACGGCGACATGAACACGGGTCTCACACTGCGCACCATCCGCATCAAGGACGGCATCGCGGAAGTGCGCGCCGGCGCCACGCTGCTCTACGATTCGGACCCGGAGGAAGAGGAAGCCGAGACGGAACTGAAGGCATCGGCGATGATTGCGGCTATTCGCGACGCGGGAAAATCGAACATGGCGGACGAAACATGCGAGGCGGCGAAGGTGGGCGAGGGTGTGCGCATCCTGCTCGTCGACCACGAGGATTCCTTCGTGCACACGCTGGCCAATTACTTCCGGCAGACGGGGGCGACGGTGACGACGGTGCGCACGCCCGTCGCCGAAGCGGTCTTCGACCGGGTCGATCCGGACCTCGTGGTGCTGTCGCCGGGGCCGGGCAATCCGGAGGACTTCGACTGCGCCGCCACCATCGGCAAGGCGCGGGCGCGCAGCCTGCCGATCTTCGGCGTGTGCCTCGGCCTGCAGGCGCTGGTGCAGGCCTATGGCGGGGAACTGCGGCATCTGCGCGAGCCCATGCACGGCAAGCCCTCGCGCATCCGCGTGGGCGGCAACAGCCTGGTCTTCTCGGGCCTGCCCAGTGAGGTTACGGTCGGCCGCTATCACTCGATCTTCGCCGATCCCTCGCGCCTTCCGGCTGCTTTCGTGGTGACGGCGGAGACGGAGGACGGCGTGGTGATGGGCATCGAGCATGAAAGCGAGCCGGTGGCGGCGGTGCAATTCCATCCTGAATCGATCATGACGCTGGGCCAGAATGCCGGCATGCGCATGATCGAAAACGTCGTGGCGCATCTGCCGAAGAAGGCGAAGGTCAAGGCGGCCTGA
- a CDS encoding phosphatase PAP2 family protein, with translation MQDRSFTARMLTGLVRGARMGREQALPVALLAGFALGVYAFVAIADEMAEGEVRQIDQMLFLMMREPGNPAQPLGPPWVQEMALEITAIGGYSLIILTLAAVVGLFLVTRRYGPALYAVLSVGSGALLSQTLKGYFDRPRPDLVDHLDAVHTASFPSGHALVTMVAYLTLASLVIQFFEDRRVRAYVLAVAVFVALIVGLSRVYLGVHWPSDVAAGWALGAAWAAFSWLVMHVLRRWRMSAARDRAVGGLDA, from the coding sequence GTGCAGGATAGATCGTTCACAGCCCGCATGCTGACGGGGCTGGTCAGGGGCGCCAGGATGGGCCGCGAGCAGGCATTGCCGGTGGCGCTGTTGGCCGGTTTTGCGCTGGGCGTCTACGCTTTCGTGGCGATCGCCGACGAAATGGCGGAAGGCGAGGTGCGGCAGATCGACCAGATGCTGTTCCTCATGATGCGCGAGCCCGGCAATCCCGCCCAGCCCCTGGGGCCGCCCTGGGTGCAGGAGATGGCGCTGGAGATCACCGCCATCGGCGGATATTCGCTGATCATCCTCACGCTCGCGGCCGTGGTCGGATTGTTCCTCGTGACCCGGCGCTATGGGCCGGCGCTCTATGCCGTGCTGTCGGTCGGATCGGGCGCGCTCCTGTCGCAGACGCTCAAGGGATATTTCGACCGGCCGCGCCCGGATCTGGTCGACCATCTCGACGCGGTGCATACCGCCAGCTTTCCCAGCGGCCACGCACTGGTGACGATGGTCGCCTATCTCACGCTGGCCTCCCTCGTCATCCAGTTCTTCGAGGATCGCCGGGTGCGCGCCTATGTGCTTGCCGTGGCCGTGTTCGTGGCGCTGATCGTCGGTCTCAGCCGCGTCTATCTCGGCGTCCACTGGCCGAGCGACGTTGCCGCCGGCTGGGCGCTGGGGGCCGCATGGGCGGCATTTTCCTGGCTGGTGATGCACGTTCTGCGGCGTTGGCGCATGTCCGCCGCGCGGGACCGGGCGGTCGGCGGCCTTGACGCATAG